One Fictibacillus halophilus genomic window, AGTTCAGATTGCGGAAGCGAGAATGTATAAGCTAGCTGATCAAAATTCATCGTCCCCGTCTTCATGAACATCGCCACGAATGCGATCAGAAGAATAGCTGAACCGACCCCGTTATAGATCAAAAAACTGTAAGCTGCTTTTTCTTTTTCAAGATAACCCCAGCGTCCGATGAGGAAAAACATCGGAATGAGCGTGATCTCAAAGAAAATAAAGAACAAAAATAAATTTTGGGCGGCGAATACGCCGATCATGCCCATCTCAAGCAAGAAGAATAAAATGAAGTAACTTCTCCAATCCTTTTTGATCGAAAACGATGCAATGGCAGCAAGCACACTTACAACCGTTGTTAATAAGATAAGCACCATCGATAGACCGTTAACGCCCACTTCATAAAAGATCGGATAGCTCACATCACCATTCGACTGAAAGACTTCATAAGACACCCACTGAAACTTTTCAGCAAGCTGAAGACCTTCGCCCGATTTATTGAAAGCAGACAACGTAACGAGCGCGGTACCTAGCGGAAATAATGTACCTAATACCCCGATCCATTTGATCGACTTCTCATCTTGAGATGGAGTAAATAGGAGAACCAAAACGCCTAACAAAGGGGAAAGAATTAATATCGATAGAAGCCATGTGTTCATGTGAAGTACCCCCCTGTTAATGCGACGATCAGCAATAGAATCACGATGCCAAAAATGGCGAACGTCCCATACGTTTGAACCTGCCCGTTTTGAAGACGTGAGCCTACCTTACTTAACCCTTGAACGCCACTCACAACTGCTGCCACGAGTCCGTCCACGATATATTTATCAAACAGGACGCCAAGTTTGCTCAACCCCTTCGTTCCTTTAACGAAAGTCGCGTCGTATCCTTCATCCACGTACCACTTGTTATAGATCACGTTGCTGAGTCCTGGCAAAGACCGTGTAATCCAATCGCGGGAAAGTGTTCCTTTTTGGTAGATCAGATAAGCTAGACCGATTCCTAAAAGAGACGATGCTGTTGCAACGATCGGAATCCAGCTTGGACCGTGATGATCTCCATGCGGTAGTTCAACAGGGCCTCCTGCTAAGTAATCCGTTAAAAACGTACCGAACCATGCTGTGTTCAGGTAACCCGCCGCAATAGCCAGCACACCTAGAACAATCATCGGAAGCGTCATGACACTTGGTGATTCATGTACGCCACTCTGATCGCCGCGCGGTTTTCCTGTAAACACAAGGAAAAATAGACGGAACATATAGAACGCCGTCATGAAAGCGGCAATGACTGCCAGCCAGAACAATCCGTAACGGCCATCTGCGTACGTACTTGCTAGGATTTCGTCTTTTGAAAAGAAACCTGATAATAGCGGAACTCCTGAAATGGCTAGAGCACCGATCAAAAAGAGAGGTCCTGTCAGTCGGAGCTTTTTCCAAAGTCCGCCCATCTCTTCAATGTTTTGTGTATGTACAGCATGAATCACGCTTCCTGCAGCTAAGAACAATAACGCTTTAAAGAATGCGTGCGTCGTTAGGTGAAAGATCCCTGCCACATAACCGGATGCGCCAAGTGCAAGCATCATGTAACCCAACTGGCTGACCGTTGAATACGCCAACACGCGTTTGATGTCTTTTTGCATAAGACCGATCGAAGCTGCAAAGATTGCCGTTACCCCACCTACTACAGCAACGACTGTTAAAGCTGTTTCTGAGGCTTGAAAGAGCGGATACATCGCAGCGACCAAGTACACCCCTGCCGCGACCATCGTGGCAGCATGGATAAGGGCTGATACGGGTGTCGGTCCTTCCATCGCGTCCGGAAGCCACGTATGAAGAGGCAGCTGACCGGATTTTCCGATCGCTCCCACAAAAATACATAGTGCGGTAAGTGTCAGCATGCCAGAGGATATATCACCATTTCGGACAGAGGCAAATATTTCGTCATACTCAAAGCTACCAACCTGCCAAAATAGTAAAACCATTCCGATAAAAAGACCAACGTCCCCGATTCGGGTCATGACAAATGCCTTTTTCGCAGCGGCTTTTGCTTCTGGTTTAAAATAGTAGAATCCGATCAACAAGAACGAACCAAGTCCAACAAGCTCCCAAAACATATAGAGCTGTAATAGATTCGGAGAAAGAACGAGTCCGAGCATCGCAAAGGAAAACAATCCTAAATAAGCAAAGAACACGGGAAATCGTTCATCGCCATGCATGTAACCTTTTGAGTAAAGATGTACAAGAAAACTGACGAGTGAAACGATCACAAGCATAAGAGCATTCAGCGGATTGACTTCATATCCCATCGTGATGGCCCGCTCACCGATCTCGAACCACGTGCCCTCAACCTTAATCCCGTCACCTTGCCACACCGCGATCCAAACCCCGAGAGATAGAATGAGCGATAACCCGGTTAGAAGCACACCGATCCATGCAGTGCCTTCATTTTTTGATTTTCTAAAAATCAGCAATAAAACGAAGGATAAAAGCGGGAACAACGGTATAAGCCAACTATTCTGCAACATAATCGTCCATCTCCTTCCTTATCGCTTCATCGTATCCATCTCATCCACGTTGACCGTCTGTCTGTTGCGGTACAGTGCAATGAGAATCGCAAGTCCGACTGCCGCTTCTGCCGCAGCAACTGTGATTGTAAACAGCGAGAAAATCTGACCTGTTAAACCAGGATTTATTGAGTATTTAGCAAAAGCGACGAGATTAATATTTACAGCATTCAGCATCAGTTCAATCGAAATAAGTACAATGACTGCATTTCGTTTTGTTAATGCACCAAACAAACCGATGCAGAACAGGATCAAGGCAAGCATCAAGTAAGCTGCTAAAGGGACAGAGCTCATTTTTTTGCCTCCTTTTCATCGTCATCCCGCTTTGCCAGAATGATAGAACCGATTAAAGCTACAAGCAGCAGGACGGATGTTAACTCAAACGGAATCACATAATGCGAATACAGTTCTATTCCGATCTTTTTCGTATTATCGATGTGAAGCTCTGCATTCTGCTGACCAAAATCAAGGTCTTTGATCTTGCCGTACATGATCAGGAAGAAAAGTCCGATCGCAAGCCCGGTTAAGATGACTTTTAACCGTGGTGCACGCTTTTCTTTTTCCTGATGACGTGTGAGCATGATTCCAAACAGCATGATGATCGTGATAGCTCCTGAGTAAATTAGCACCTGCACGACGGCAACGAACTCTGCTGATAGTGTGATGTAAATCCCTGCAATGGCAATAAACGTAAAAATAAGAGCAACAACCATGTGAACGACATTGGAAAGGTTAATAAGAAGAACGCCGCCGGCAATGGCTGTTAAGGCGAGAAAGAAAAATGCGATCATTTCACCGGTCATGCTTTGTTCTCCTTTCTAACATTCTCGTCGTTCTCATCGAGCCACTCGAGGTTTTTAAAAAGTTCATCACGGCTGTATTCTGCAAGCTCGAACTGATTCGTCATGACGATCGCTTCAGTCGGACATACTTCTGTACACAAATCGCATAAGATGCAGATTTCAAAGTTGATGTCGTACGTGTCGATGATCTTCCCTTTTTTTGCAGGATCGGGATGCGGCTTACCTGTTAACTGAATGCAGTCGGTCGGGCAGATCTGCGCGCATTGGTTACAGACGATACATTTTTCGGGATAAAACTTTTGGATGCCGCGGAAACGGTCAGGCATCTGAATCGGCACGTCTGGATAGCTTGTGGTGACGTTTTGTTTTGTTAGGTTTTTGACGGTATAGCTTAAACCTTTTACAAGACCTTTCATCCTGAGATCACGCTCCTTATGCGTTGGTCTTTCGATTGATAGAGCACTCTATTACGGACTAGAACCTTTTTGAGTGATTTCGCTTTGTCGTGTTGTGAAAGTGTTGATTTCCTCTCCAGGATGCTCGCTTTCCGGGGGGCGTGCGGTGAGCCTCCTAGCGCTCTGCGCTGTTAGGAGTCTCACCTGTCCCGCTGATCCCCCAGGAGTCTCGCACCTTGCGATCCAATCAACTATTCGAGGAAGCATGCTTGTAATACTTCCAAAGATTTAATAGCTCGACTTTTGAAATTCAGAGTGATGGCTAAGGTCATTCTATAAAGCTTTTTTTCAAGAAGCTTGTTGCTTTTTAATCTTTTCTACCTTCTTTGAACTGTTGGTTGTAGTGAAAGGTGTGAGACTCCTGCGGGACAGGTGGGCAGTTCTAAATGTGAAAGTGGCTCGTTCAGCCCCGACAAGCAAAAGGTGAATAGACAAGGAAGGTGTTCTTTGCCTTCATGGTCTATTTAACTTTTGACCTCGAGGGGCTAGCCACTGCAACTAGACAGGTGAGACACTTAAATGTGAAACATTCGAATGTGGCTCACCGCCTGCCCCGCGGAAAGCGAGCACCTGAAACGGAAACCAACTCCCACAATAACCAGCAGTGCTGCCTTAAGCTCTTTTATAAAAACAGTTCCTTAACAGCTGCACTGACAAAAATGTTTAGCAGTGCTAGCGGCAGCAGGACCTTCCATGCGAAGCCCATCAGTTGATCGGCGCGGAGTCGTGGCAGTGTTCCGCGAATCCAAATCATGAAAAATACGACGATGCTGAATTTGACGCCGAACCACAACATCCCTGGGATAAAATCTAAGAACGGGATCGGGTTCCAGCCTCCTAAGAAAAGAACGGTTGTTAAGGATGCCATCGCAAACAGATATACATATTCTGTAAGCATGAAGAACGCCCAGCGAAATCCTGAGTATTCGACGTGATAGCCCGCGACGAGCTCTGACTCTGCCTCAGGCAAGTCGAACGGTGTACGGTTCAACTCAGCGATCGAGGAGATCAAGAATACGAAAAATCCAATCGGTGTTAAAAAGATGTAGGCAATGTTTTCTTGGCCTCTTACGATATCGTTTAAGTTCAGGCTGCCAGCGAACAAGATTACTCCGATCACGGAGATAACGAGCGGAATTTCGTATGAAATCATCTGTGCTGCAGCACGCATGCCGCCGAGTAACGAGTACTTATTGTTTGATGCCCAGCCACCCATTAAGATGCCGATCGTTGAAATTCCTGAAACGGCTACGTAATACAGAAGGCCGACGCCAAGGTCTGCGAACTGCATGTTTTCTGAGAACGGAATCGTCGCGAGCACCATGAACGCTGGAGCAAACGCGATGACAGGTGCTAATATGAACAACGGCCGATCAGCTAGTTTCGGTATGGTGTCTTCTTTTATCAGAAGTTTAAAAACGTCCGCAACGGTTTGTAGAAGACCGAATCTTCCTCCAACCCGGTTTGGCCCTGTCCGCATCTGCATGAACCCGAGCACTTTTCGTTCCGCTAGAATCGCGTAGGTTACGAACCCGAGAACCGTTACGAGTAGTGCCGCACCGAGCGCAAAGAAGATGGCAACATGTGTCCAGCCAGGTTGTGTGTATAAAAGATCCTCCATCAGCCATCAACCTCCCCGAGAACAATATCAATCCCGCCTAAGATGGTAATCAAGTTGGAGATGTTTTCACCGACTAAAAGTTTTGGCAGAATCTGAAGGTTGTAAAAAGATGGCCTGCGAAACTTCAAGCGGTACGGTTCTTTCTTTCCTTCTGATGCGATGTAGCAGCCGATTTCTCCACGAGGCGACTCAATTCGAACGAAAGCTTCGCCTTTTGGCGGCTTGATGATTCTTGGCACTTTTGCCATAACCGGTCCTTCTTCTGGAAACTGTTCCACCGCTTGTTCTACAATCTTGAGTGATTCTTCAATTTCCTGCATGCGGCACTGATAACGCGCCCATGCATCGCCCGTATGAAATACCGGAACATCAAAATCAAAACGGTCATAGATCGAATAAGGTTCATCTTTTCTAAGATCCCAATTCGTACCCGTGCATCTTAAGTTTGCGCCGCTTAATGAAAAGTTCAGTGCTTCTTCTTTTGTGTAGTAGCCGATTCCTTTGACACGGTTCAAAAAGATTTCGTTGCCCGTCACAAGGTCATGATAGCCAGCAAGCTCTTCTCTCATGTACGGAACAAAATCTCGCACTTTCTCGATCCAGCCATCTGGTGCATCCCATTTCACACCGCCAACACGCATATAGTTGAACGTAAGGCGAGCCCCGCAGATCTCGTTCAGCATATTGATGATCGCTTCTCGTTCACGAAACGCGTATAGGAACGGACTCATCGCCCCGATATCTAATAAATATGTACCGAACCACACGAGATGGCTTGCGATGCGGCCAAGCTCCATCACGATGACACGCAGATACTCCGCGCGTTCTGGTATCTCTAGACTCATCATCGTTTCGACCGCGTGGCAGATTACATAATTGTTCGTCATGGCCGCTAAATAATCCATGCGGTCTGTGTATGGAATAATCTGCGTGTATTGAAGGTTTTCTGCTAATTTCTCTGTACCTCGGTGAAGATAACCGATCACTGGGGTCGCTTCAATAATTGTTTCTCCGTCGATTTTGAGTACGATTCGAAAAACGCCGTGTGTGCTCGGATGCTGAGGCCCAACGTTGAGGAGCATCTCTTCTGTTCTGATCAATGTCTCTACACCTCCACGTCATGTGGTTCGTAATCTTTTCTTAGCGGATGTCCGACCCAATCATCCGGCAGCATGATGCGCGTTAAGTTCGGATGACCTTCAAAGTGAATACCTAGAAGATCATACGTTTCACGCTCTGGCCAGTTTGCTCCCTCCCATAACGGGGTAATGGAATGGGTAGTAGCGCTATTTCTGTCTATTTTTACTTTTAAGGCAACGGACTGGCGATGGTTGTATGAATACAGGTGGTTATAGACTTCAAAATGTGTTTCAAAATCGGTGCCGTGCATTTCAGATAAATAATCAAAACGAAGCTGGTCATTGTATTTTAAAAACTCCGCGATCTTAAAATAGGAATCAGGTTTTGCAACTAAGGTAGGGACGTCTTTTGACAGTCTGTTAATATAGGAATCTTCGAGTACATCTTCTCCTAGATGTTCTTTGATGACTTTTATGTAGGTATCGAGGATAGGTTGGTTTGGTGATGGTTTTTCTTCAGCCGCAGGTTCTGTTGCTGCACCTTTGGCGTTTGCGGCAGCGCGTGCTTTTGCTGCTGCAGCTGCTTTTGCTTTCGCAGCGGCGATTGCTTTCGCTTTTTCATCGTCACCTGCTGGCTCAGTTGTTGCATCTGATGCTGCTTCACGAGACGCTTTCGCTTTCGCAGCGGCCGCTGCTTTTGCCTTTGCTGCAGCGACGGCCTTTGCTTTTGCCGCAGCTTTCGCTTTTTCATCGTCTGAGCCGGGTTCGATGGTTGTGTCGCTCCCACTCTCTCTTGCTAGTTTTGCTTTAGCGGCAGCTGCTGCCTTCGCCTTTGCTGCTGCGGCTGCTTTTGCTTTCGCGGCGGCTAGTGCTTTTTGTTTTGCAAGATCATCTGTTTGCTCATCCGTTTGTGGAACTTCCCCGGTTTCCGCTTTTTCAGCTTGGCGTTGTTTTGCGAGTTCAAGAGCTTTTGCTTTAGCTTCTGCGGCGGCTTTTTTCTTGAGCTCTTCTTTTGTTAATTCTTGTTCGGCTGCGGGCGACTCTGACTGTTCTGCAGCTTTTGCTTTTTCTGCCTGACGCTGTTTCGCAAGCTCGAGGGCTTTTACCTTCGCCTCTGCGGCCGCTTTTTTCTTGAGCTCTTCTTTTGTTAGCTCTGGTTCGGATACTGACGGCTCTGATGACTGTTCTGCCGCCTTTGCTTTTTCGGCCTGCCTTTGTTTCGCAAGTTCCAGTGCTTTTGCTTTCGCTTCTGCAGCAGCCTTCTTTTTCAGTTCTTCTTTTGTTAGCTCTGGTTCGGTCGCAGTCGGTTCTGACTGTTCCGCTGCCTTCGCTTTTTCAGTCTGACGCTGTTTCGCGAGTTCAAGTGCTTTTGCTTTAGCCTCTGCGGCTGCTTTTTTCTTTTGTTCTTCTATCGATAATCCTTCATTGGAATCATTTTGCTTATCTGTCATTCGCTCATCACCTTCTTGCCTGTCTTCGCTTCATAACGGATTTTTTCTTGAAGCTTGTTGATGCCATAAATGAGTGCAGCAGGGTTAGGTGGACATCCTGGTATGTATACATCCACGGGTACGATTTGATCGACGCCTTTTACGACGGCATACGATTTTATATATGGTCCTCCGGCTGTGGCACATGATCCCATCGCGATGACCCATTTTGGCTCTGGCATCTGTTCGTATAATCGTTTTAATACGGGCGCCATTTTTTTCGTTACGGTTCCTGAAACGATCATTACATCGGATTGACGAGGTGACGTACGGAATATACTTCCGAAACGATCGAGGTCGTAATGAGACGACCCTGTGCCCATCATTTCAATCGCGCAGCAGGCGAGTCCAAAGGTTAACGGCCATAATGAGTTACTTCTGGCCCAGGCTTTTACTTGTTCGAGTGTTACCATGAATACGTTGCGGTCGAGTTCGGCGCGTTCCTCTGCCGTAAGTTCCCACTTTATGTCCATTTGAGCACCTTCTTTTTCCAAGCGTATACAAGACCTAACGTTAAAAGAACAACAAAAATCCCCATCTCGATGAGAGCGAACACGCCTAGCTCTTCATAGGCAACGGCCCAGGGGTATAAAAATACGGTTTCAACATCAAAAATAACGAACATGAGCGCAAACAAATAATAGCGGACATTGTACTGAACCCAACTTTGATGGAAAGGCTCAATTCCGCTTTCGTAGGTGGTGTATTTTTCTGCTGATGGTTTATAAGGGCGCAATAAGCGGCCTGCAGTCAGTGCGACAACCGGCAAAAGGACCCCTAAAAATAAAAATACAGCCACAATGAGGTAATTGTTTTGATACAGATGATAAAAATCCATTCTGACTACCTCCTAATCTTCAGAATTTTATAAATTCTGTAACCGCTTTAATTATAGCAAATTCCATATTTTGTGTCGATGTGCTTCTTCACATATGGTACTTCTACTATATTAAGGTCTACCCCTTATTTTTCTATAGAAATGTTCATAATCCTGTAAATTTTTTGGAGGTGCCGATAGACTGTTAGCAGTATGATAGGTATAAAGGGGAGATTCGTAATGGATATATGGTGGATTGCTTACTTTTTAATCGTCGTGATTTCGATCGCTGGATTAGTCGGTACGATCATGATTTCTAAAACACAGGACGAAAAATACGGAAGTTCGACTCGACAGAACCTCGTGCGCCTTACCCTCATCTATGCAATAGTGATTCTCGTTTCGATCATCGCACTTGCTCTCTACATTTATCTTTAATAGAATGTCGTTATTAAAGGATGTGATCCCTTTTGAAAAAAGAGACCGAACAATTGTGGGCGAGTGAAAAATATACCGTGATGGCAAAGGGTTATAACTTTTACAAAGAGGTTCAAGAGTTGATGAGAGATGCTCATTCTGACTCTGATTATGAAAAAGTGACGATGTTGATCGCTGAGATGAAGGAAAAACCTTTTGAGCGACGTGCTTTATGCAATACGCTAGAACATGTTTGGGGTTATTTTAAAAAATCAGCAGAAGAAGTGGATAAAGAGCACTTTTTTTCGCTGCTAGAAACCTTGAGAGAGTTAGATGAAGAGTATTATGATGAAATGCCGTATGAAATTCACCTGTATTTGCAGTATTTGCTTCAAAAATACCCTTCAGATTACTTATCACGTTCAACATTTATTAAAAATTGAGGATGCTCCCGTAGTTGTGTGGGATCATCCTTTTGTTTTGGCTAAAATAGGTGCAGTTTCGGGGAACGAAACTGTTTCTTGTTCATACCCTGTTGGGTATATTTGAGAATCAATCAAGAAGTTCAAGCCTTTAATCCACAAGAATCAGTATGTAATCCACGAGTTTTAAGCATGAATCCAAAAGTTTTGGCTGTTTATCCTCAAGTCGACAAACCTCGACAATCTGCGGACACATTTAACCCCTCAAATATCCCCTACATATGAAAATGAAAAAGACATCCCGCTCTTTCTAAAAGCGGAATGCCTCTCTGCCGTACCTATAAACTTTATTAGATCGCCTCAACAGACAATCGCAATTGATCTTCAAAGTCTTCTGCATGCTCGCGTTTTTGTTCTGCGTTCCAGCCCAATTTGTCTGCCATGCAGTTGATCACACTTTCTTTCCACTCGTATACCGTATCGATGTCGAAGTATAGAGCAGACGTACGGCGGATCAAGAAGTCAGATGGTGTGGACGTCATCTCATACTCTAATGCGTAAAGTAGGGATGCGTACAAACTTACTGGCAAATTGTAGCTCTTCGCTTCTTCACCGCGTTCTTTCATATAACCGTATACGATATCGATGTTCGTACCATAGCGTTGAACGAGCTCGCGAGCTTTTGCTTCATCTAAGCCTAACGCCAATCCTTCCTGTACTTTTGTACGAAGGAAGTCTGCGAAGTTTTGGCTTCCGCCCATCTTACCGCCGGATAGTTCCATGTGTTGCGTGCGGCATCCAGGGAATTTCGCGCCTTCTTCTTCTCCAAGCTGATCACGTACGATATCCACGACTTTTTCAGCCATTTTACGGTAACCTGTCAGCTTACCACCAGCGATCGTCAATAGTCCAGATGGAGAGTGGAACACTTCATCTTTACGTGAGATTTCTGATGGTCCCTTTTTCGGTTCGTGAATTAACGGACGCAGTCCTGACCATGAAGATTCAACATCGTCGCGTGTGATCTTCACATCTGGGAACATGAAGTGGATCGTATTTAGTACATATTGAAGATCCTCTTCCGTCATACCTGGGTTCGCAAGGTCTCCCTTGTAATCCGTATCTGTTGTACCAACATACGTCTTACCTGCACGTGGAATCGCGAACACCATACGGCCATCTTCTGTGTCATAGTAAACCGCTTGTTTCAATGGGAACTTAGAGCCATCAATAACAAGGTGGATACCTTTTGTATGGTGGATCTCTTTTCCTGTTTTTGAACGGTCTTCTTCACGAAGCTCATCTACCCATGGACCTGTTGCGTTGACGATCTTTTTCGCATAGATCTCATGGATCTCACCAGTCAGCTGGTCTTCCACTTTTACACCGACCGCTCTTTTTCCGTTATAGATAAAGCTTGTTACTTTCGCGTAGTTAACGGCCGATGCTCCGCGTGCTACCGCTTCTTTCATAATCTCAAGCGTCAGACGCGCGTCATCTGTTTTGTATTCAACATAATATCCGCCGCCAAGCAAGTTATCCTTTTTCAATAGTGGTTCTCGGCGTAATGTTTCTTCGGCTGAAAACATTTTTCTGCGTTCTTTGCGTTTTACACCTGCTAAGAAATCGTATACTTTTAGACCGATGGAAGTAGAGAACTTTCCGAACGTACCACCTTTGTAAAACGGAAGTAGCATCCACTCTGGTGTTGTTACGTGTGGTGCGTTTTCGTACACGATGGCACGTTCTTTACCAACCTCTGCAACGAGCTTCACTTCGAACTGTTTTAGATAGCGAAGTCCGCCGTGAACAAGTTTTGTAGAACGGCTGGATGTTCCAGCAGCAAAGTCCTGCATCTCTACAAGACCTACTTTCATACCACGAGTCTGAGCATCTAAAAGAATACCCGCTCCAGTTACGCCTCCTCCGATAACGAGAAGGTCAAGCTTCTCTTGTTTCATACCTGTGATGATTTCTTCTCTTTTATATGTTGAAAATGATGCTGTCATTTTCTCTTCACTCCTTCTGTACAGAACCGTTGGACATTTATAATACGGGTAGTTTTCCCGTAATCAGCGAACCCAACACACAATTTTCAACATTTCCGTGTATTGGCACGCAAAAAAAGACCACAAGAACCCCGCATCGTTTGTACGAGGTTTTGTGGTCTCTCCTGATCTCCAACCGGTTCAATATCAACTTGTGTTCAGTATAACGCAGTTTTCAAGATTTTGAAAGGGTTATGCTTTCGGTTTGTATGCAATCGTTGCTTCAACAGCTTTTTTCCAGCCATCATAAAGCTCTTTACGCTCTTCTTCTTTCATGTTTACGTCGAAGTCTTTGTCCACTTTCCATTTATCTGCAA contains:
- the nuoH gene encoding NADH-quinone oxidoreductase subunit NuoH, whose translation is MMEDLLYTQPGWTHVAIFFALGAALLVTVLGFVTYAILAERKVLGFMQMRTGPNRVGGRFGLLQTVADVFKLLIKEDTIPKLADRPLFILAPVIAFAPAFMVLATIPFSENMQFADLGVGLLYYVAVSGISTIGILMGGWASNNKYSLLGGMRAAAQMISYEIPLVISVIGVILFAGSLNLNDIVRGQENIAYIFLTPIGFFVFLISSIAELNRTPFDLPEAESELVAGYHVEYSGFRWAFFMLTEYVYLFAMASLTTVLFLGGWNPIPFLDFIPGMLWFGVKFSIVVFFMIWIRGTLPRLRADQLMGFAWKVLLPLALLNIFVSAAVKELFL
- a CDS encoding NADH-quinone oxidoreductase subunit C produces the protein MTDKQNDSNEGLSIEEQKKKAAAEAKAKALELAKQRQTEKAKAAEQSEPTATEPELTKEELKKKAAAEAKAKALELAKQRQAEKAKAAEQSSEPSVSEPELTKEELKKKAAAEAKVKALELAKQRQAEKAKAAEQSESPAAEQELTKEELKKKAAAEAKAKALELAKQRQAEKAETGEVPQTDEQTDDLAKQKALAAAKAKAAAAAKAKAAAAAKAKLARESGSDTTIEPGSDDEKAKAAAKAKAVAAAKAKAAAAAKAKASREAASDATTEPAGDDEKAKAIAAAKAKAAAAAKARAAANAKGAATEPAAEEKPSPNQPILDTYIKVIKEHLGEDVLEDSYINRLSKDVPTLVAKPDSYFKIAEFLKYNDQLRFDYLSEMHGTDFETHFEVYNHLYSYNHRQSVALKVKIDRNSATTHSITPLWEGANWPERETYDLLGIHFEGHPNLTRIMLPDDWVGHPLRKDYEPHDVEV
- a CDS encoding glycerol-3-phosphate dehydrogenase/oxidase, whose amino-acid sequence is MTASFSTYKREEIITGMKQEKLDLLVIGGGVTGAGILLDAQTRGMKVGLVEMQDFAAGTSSRSTKLVHGGLRYLKQFEVKLVAEVGKERAIVYENAPHVTTPEWMLLPFYKGGTFGKFSTSIGLKVYDFLAGVKRKERRKMFSAEETLRREPLLKKDNLLGGGYYVEYKTDDARLTLEIMKEAVARGASAVNYAKVTSFIYNGKRAVGVKVEDQLTGEIHEIYAKKIVNATGPWVDELREEDRSKTGKEIHHTKGIHLVIDGSKFPLKQAVYYDTEDGRMVFAIPRAGKTYVGTTDTDYKGDLANPGMTEEDLQYVLNTIHFMFPDVKITRDDVESSWSGLRPLIHEPKKGPSEISRKDEVFHSPSGLLTIAGGKLTGYRKMAEKVVDIVRDQLGEEEGAKFPGCRTQHMELSGGKMGGSQNFADFLRTKVQEGLALGLDEAKARELVQRYGTNIDIVYGYMKERGEEAKSYNLPVSLYASLLYALEYEMTSTPSDFLIRRTSALYFDIDTVYEWKESVINCMADKLGWNAEQKREHAEDFEDQLRLSVEAI
- the nuoI gene encoding NADH-quinone oxidoreductase subunit NuoI; the protein is MKGLVKGLSYTVKNLTKQNVTTSYPDVPIQMPDRFRGIQKFYPEKCIVCNQCAQICPTDCIQLTGKPHPDPAKKGKIIDTYDINFEICILCDLCTEVCPTEAIVMTNQFELAEYSRDELFKNLEWLDENDENVRKENKA
- a CDS encoding NuoB/complex I 20 kDa subunit family protein — its product is MDIKWELTAEERAELDRNVFMVTLEQVKAWARSNSLWPLTFGLACCAIEMMGTGSSHYDLDRFGSIFRTSPRQSDVMIVSGTVTKKMAPVLKRLYEQMPEPKWVIAMGSCATAGGPYIKSYAVVKGVDQIVPVDVYIPGCPPNPAALIYGINKLQEKIRYEAKTGKKVMSE
- a CDS encoding DUF1722 domain-containing protein, giving the protein MKKETEQLWASEKYTVMAKGYNFYKEVQELMRDAHSDSDYEKVTMLIAEMKEKPFERRALCNTLEHVWGYFKKSAEEVDKEHFFSLLETLRELDEEYYDEMPYEIHLYLQYLLQKYPSDYLSRSTFIKN
- the nuoL gene encoding NADH-quinone oxidoreductase subunit L, which translates into the protein MLQNSWLIPLFPLLSFVLLLIFRKSKNEGTAWIGVLLTGLSLILSLGVWIAVWQGDGIKVEGTWFEIGERAITMGYEVNPLNALMLVIVSLVSFLVHLYSKGYMHGDERFPVFFAYLGLFSFAMLGLVLSPNLLQLYMFWELVGLGSFLLIGFYYFKPEAKAAAKKAFVMTRIGDVGLFIGMVLLFWQVGSFEYDEIFASVRNGDISSGMLTLTALCIFVGAIGKSGQLPLHTWLPDAMEGPTPVSALIHAATMVAAGVYLVAAMYPLFQASETALTVVAVVGGVTAIFAASIGLMQKDIKRVLAYSTVSQLGYMMLALGASGYVAGIFHLTTHAFFKALLFLAAGSVIHAVHTQNIEEMGGLWKKLRLTGPLFLIGALAISGVPLLSGFFSKDEILASTYADGRYGLFWLAVIAAFMTAFYMFRLFFLVFTGKPRGDQSGVHESPSVMTLPMIVLGVLAIAAGYLNTAWFGTFLTDYLAGGPVELPHGDHHGPSWIPIVATASSLLGIGLAYLIYQKGTLSRDWITRSLPGLSNVIYNKWYVDEGYDATFVKGTKGLSKLGVLFDKYIVDGLVAAVVSGVQGLSKVGSRLQNGQVQTYGTFAIFGIVILLLIVALTGGYFT
- the nuoK gene encoding NADH-quinone oxidoreductase subunit NuoK produces the protein MSSVPLAAYLMLALILFCIGLFGALTKRNAVIVLISIELMLNAVNINLVAFAKYSINPGLTGQIFSLFTITVAAAEAAVGLAILIALYRNRQTVNVDEMDTMKR
- a CDS encoding NADH-quinone oxidoreductase subunit D, producing the protein MIRTEEMLLNVGPQHPSTHGVFRIVLKIDGETIIEATPVIGYLHRGTEKLAENLQYTQIIPYTDRMDYLAAMTNNYVICHAVETMMSLEIPERAEYLRVIVMELGRIASHLVWFGTYLLDIGAMSPFLYAFREREAIINMLNEICGARLTFNYMRVGGVKWDAPDGWIEKVRDFVPYMREELAGYHDLVTGNEIFLNRVKGIGYYTKEEALNFSLSGANLRCTGTNWDLRKDEPYSIYDRFDFDVPVFHTGDAWARYQCRMQEIEESLKIVEQAVEQFPEEGPVMAKVPRIIKPPKGEAFVRIESPRGEIGCYIASEGKKEPYRLKFRRPSFYNLQILPKLLVGENISNLITILGGIDIVLGEVDG
- a CDS encoding NADH-quinone oxidoreductase subunit A, which encodes MDFYHLYQNNYLIVAVFLFLGVLLPVVALTAGRLLRPYKPSAEKYTTYESGIEPFHQSWVQYNVRYYLFALMFVIFDVETVFLYPWAVAYEELGVFALIEMGIFVVLLTLGLVYAWKKKVLKWT
- a CDS encoding NADH-quinone oxidoreductase subunit J, which produces MTGEMIAFFFLALTAIAGGVLLINLSNVVHMVVALIFTFIAIAGIYITLSAEFVAVVQVLIYSGAITIIMLFGIMLTRHQEKEKRAPRLKVILTGLAIGLFFLIMYGKIKDLDFGQQNAELHIDNTKKIGIELYSHYVIPFELTSVLLLVALIGSIILAKRDDDEKEAKK